In a genomic window of Nitrospira sp. ND1:
- the pyrR gene encoding bifunctional pyr operon transcriptional regulator/uracil phosphoribosyltransferase PyrR, giving the protein MTTEPTTGNRQERVVMDAGDIARAVTRIAHEILERNKGIKDLALVGIRTGGVHLAHRLVRRIHDIEGTQIPIGELDITLYRDDLSLRKDQPILRKTSVPFKISDLKVVLVDDVLFTGRTIRAAMDSLIDLGRPAEIQLAVLVDRGHRQLPIKANYIGKNIPTSREEAIEVHLEENGEEDRVVILRA; this is encoded by the coding sequence ATGACAACCGAACCCACAACTGGCAACCGGCAGGAGCGAGTGGTGATGGACGCCGGCGATATCGCCCGCGCCGTGACCCGCATCGCGCATGAAATTCTGGAACGCAATAAGGGCATCAAGGACCTGGCCTTGGTGGGCATCCGGACGGGGGGCGTGCACCTGGCGCATCGTCTCGTGCGGCGCATCCACGACATCGAGGGCACCCAGATCCCGATCGGCGAATTGGACATCACGCTCTATCGTGACGACCTGTCGCTCCGCAAGGATCAGCCGATCCTCCGCAAGACCTCGGTGCCGTTCAAAATTTCCGATCTCAAGGTGGTCCTCGTGGACGATGTGCTCTTCACCGGCCGCACCATTCGCGCCGCCATGGATAGCCTGATCGACCTGGGACGACCGGCGGAAATTCAGCTGGCGGTACTGGTCGATCGCGGCCATCGGCAACTGCCCATCAAAGCCAATTACATCGGCAAAAATATTCCCACGTCACGAGAAGAGGCCATTGAGGTCCATCTCGAAGAAAACGGGGAAGAGGATCGCGTCGTCATCCTCAGGGCGTAA
- a CDS encoding DUF3365 domain-containing protein produces MRTHAFCILAAAVLLVIAQPSMVGAVERAEAEETARLLAKLLQSGRMVIERNQTLIDDPHKGEKGFTPELFEQQLVREFLAKTGIDLTALPAAPVSILIPPLAKELLPALVQASREVVRDAQVVINQRGIGYKNFIPATYGSQASARFSKSAHVRLKQTAIEPRNPKNEPDEYEASVLKWLSARPRAEAYVSELTDEGRTLRVVMPIYYAKDCLACHGEPKGDLDISGYPKEGHKEGDLAGAITVTAPLTIRK; encoded by the coding sequence ATGAGAACTCACGCGTTCTGCATCCTGGCGGCCGCAGTCCTGTTAGTGATCGCGCAACCGTCGATGGTCGGTGCGGTCGAACGGGCGGAGGCGGAAGAAACGGCGCGGTTGTTGGCAAAGCTCCTGCAATCCGGCCGCATGGTGATCGAACGGAATCAGACGTTGATCGATGATCCCCACAAGGGTGAGAAAGGGTTCACGCCGGAACTATTCGAGCAACAACTCGTGCGGGAGTTTCTGGCCAAGACCGGGATCGATCTCACCGCGCTGCCCGCCGCGCCGGTTTCCATCCTTATCCCGCCGTTGGCGAAAGAACTCTTGCCAGCGCTGGTGCAGGCCAGCCGGGAAGTGGTGCGGGATGCTCAAGTCGTCATCAACCAGCGCGGCATCGGCTATAAGAATTTCATCCCGGCGACGTATGGGAGTCAGGCCTCGGCTCGCTTCTCCAAGTCGGCGCACGTGCGCCTGAAACAGACGGCCATCGAGCCCCGCAATCCGAAAAACGAGCCGGATGAATATGAGGCGTCGGTGCTGAAATGGCTCTCTGCAAGGCCACGCGCGGAAGCCTATGTCAGTGAGCTGACGGACGAGGGGCGTACGTTGCGCGTCGTCATGCCGATCTATTACGCTAAGGATTGCCTCGCCTGTCACGGCGAACCGAAGGGGGATCTCGACATCTCCGGCTACCCCAAAGAAGGGCACAAGGAAGGCGACCTTGCCGGGGCCATCACAGTCACGGCCCCGCTAACGATCCGAAAATGA
- a CDS encoding Crp/Fnr family transcriptional regulator, protein MSKLPKKSSKQPPAEQSGPAFPAGLNQIPLLQILSAQDRQKVLGEMMETRYGKGQYIFREGDPTEYFHIVKEGTVKCFKSSPGGKECMLKVLMPGDLFCCDAATFDGAYHPGTAQPMSEVSVLRMRKEAYFDMLRRNPDAAMEVIRHLGHRLNEAQEKAKILALDRADQRLASLLASLAERTGLREPQGIRLSVRLTRQDMADMVGVTTETVIRILARFKRDGLVSGTASRLVVRDLPRLKLLAST, encoded by the coding sequence TTGTCAAAGCTGCCCAAGAAATCGTCAAAACAGCCTCCCGCTGAACAATCCGGCCCTGCCTTCCCTGCCGGGTTAAATCAGATTCCCCTCCTCCAGATCCTCAGCGCCCAGGATCGCCAAAAGGTCCTGGGCGAAATGATGGAAACCCGTTACGGCAAGGGGCAGTACATCTTCCGCGAAGGGGACCCCACCGAATACTTCCACATCGTCAAGGAAGGCACGGTCAAATGCTTTAAATCCTCCCCAGGCGGGAAGGAATGCATGTTGAAAGTGCTCATGCCGGGTGACCTGTTTTGTTGCGATGCGGCGACCTTCGACGGCGCTTACCATCCAGGAACCGCTCAGCCAATGAGCGAAGTCAGCGTCTTGCGGATGAGGAAAGAAGCCTACTTCGACATGCTGCGCCGGAATCCGGATGCCGCCATGGAAGTGATCCGTCACCTGGGGCACCGGTTGAACGAAGCGCAGGAAAAGGCGAAGATCCTTGCGCTGGACCGGGCCGATCAACGGCTGGCCTCGTTGTTGGCCAGTCTTGCCGAGCGAACTGGGCTGCGGGAGCCGCAAGGCATCCGTCTCTCCGTACGCCTGACCCGCCAGGATATGGCCGATATGGTGGGCGTCACGACCGAAACGGTCATCCGCATCCTCGCGCGTTTCAAACGGGATGGGCTCGTCTCCGGAACCGCTTCCCGCCTTGTGGTCCGTGATCTTCCTCGCTTGAAGCTGCTCGCTTCCACGTAA
- a CDS encoding cupin domain-containing protein has product MKVLTLADFQQFSSEKMKKNNLFQTPRFFCDIYCFEPGQEQKGHIHGEQDKVYIVLEGEGTFQVGSEKQVLRPGQGTMAPAGDEHGVKNHTQQRLKVLVFVAPNQA; this is encoded by the coding sequence ATGAAGGTACTCACGCTCGCAGATTTTCAGCAGTTCAGTTCCGAGAAAATGAAGAAGAATAACCTCTTCCAGACCCCGCGTTTTTTTTGCGACATCTATTGCTTTGAACCGGGCCAGGAACAGAAGGGCCACATTCACGGCGAGCAGGATAAGGTCTACATTGTGCTGGAAGGGGAAGGGACGTTTCAGGTCGGCTCAGAAAAGCAGGTGCTGCGACCGGGCCAGGGCACTATGGCCCCGGCCGGCGATGAGCATGGAGTGAAGAATCACACGCAACAGCGGCTGAAAGTCCTAGTGTTCGTCGCGCCGAATCAGGCCTGA
- a CDS encoding ABC transporter substrate-binding protein codes for MRASRVRVGWMAVLCLCLPGCGLLIDAVEHVWPVSGNKVDIICERERVQVGLAMEPFRPFVFPTIWTDEGARVTGLDVELVRAMTDELSRRCGRTVTPVLHLVRFRDLFRLLNEGHLDWFMSAVAINTPAPARAGVAYSLPYFYGGGISGITTSPAVLERVRANVREQAIHPTPDRLAATSHALDGLTIAVQDETSAYYYAEANLSPHRLILCDSLPAAFEYADSQAEPRVDVILGAQPVLEYMVKRVRKDWSPLTRENGRPLFLTKADYGVVVAEESYHLRWLLNDLLLKLDESGRLREMRTRWLDEEYAFPRRASLEGLSFDVERMAAHYAQGTCRLKVEP; via the coding sequence ATGCGGGCGTCGCGAGTTCGCGTGGGATGGATGGCGGTCCTCTGTCTGTGCCTTCCCGGGTGCGGGCTGTTGATCGACGCGGTCGAGCACGTCTGGCCCGTGTCAGGCAACAAGGTCGATATCATCTGCGAACGTGAACGGGTGCAAGTCGGCCTCGCGATGGAGCCCTTTCGTCCGTTTGTGTTCCCGACGATCTGGACCGACGAGGGCGCTCGGGTCACCGGGCTCGACGTGGAACTGGTGCGGGCGATGACCGATGAATTATCCCGACGGTGCGGACGCACGGTGACCCCTGTCTTGCACCTGGTGCGGTTCAGGGATCTGTTCCGACTGCTGAATGAAGGGCATCTCGATTGGTTTATGTCCGCCGTGGCGATCAATACACCAGCGCCGGCCCGGGCCGGTGTGGCCTATTCCCTACCCTACTTTTACGGCGGTGGGATCAGCGGGATCACGACAAGTCCCGCGGTTCTTGAGCGAGTCCGCGCAAATGTACGAGAGCAGGCGATTCATCCCACTCCCGACCGGCTGGCGGCGACCAGCCATGCGTTGGACGGATTGACGATTGCAGTACAGGACGAAACCAGCGCCTATTATTACGCCGAGGCGAATCTGAGCCCCCACCGGTTGATTCTATGCGATTCGCTCCCGGCCGCGTTTGAGTATGCCGACTCGCAGGCAGAGCCACGTGTCGACGTGATTCTCGGTGCGCAACCGGTGCTGGAGTATATGGTCAAACGGGTTCGTAAAGACTGGTCGCCGTTGACACGGGAAAACGGCCGCCCCTTGTTTTTGACCAAAGCCGATTACGGAGTTGTGGTGGCCGAAGAGAGTTACCACCTGCGGTGGTTGTTGAACGACCTGCTGTTGAAACTCGATGAGTCGGGTCGACTTCGCGAGATGCGAACCAGGTGGCTTGATGAGGAGTACGCCTTTCCACGCCGGGCTTCTCTGGAGGGGTTGTCGTTTGACGTGGAACGGATGGCGGCCCATTACGCACAAGGGACCTGTCGCCTCAAGGTCGAGCCGTAA
- a CDS encoding dihydroorotase encodes MTLLIQGGHVIDPGRVNGVADVLIENGTISAVGPALTAPAGATVIQAKGQLVLPGFVDLHVHFREPGFEYKETIQSGTAAAVAGGFTTVCAMPNTNPVNDNQAVTEFMLERAKAAGNAHLYPIGAITKKSEGKELAEIGDLRRAGCVAISDDGKPVMNSLVMRRAMEYARAFDVPVVDHCEDLHLSEGGCMNEGLVSTELGLPGIPSAAEDVMVARNVSLAELTGARLHLAHISTAGSVRMVREAKARGLKVTAEACPHHFTLTEELTRGYNTHAKMNPPLRTMQDVQAIKEGLRDGTIDVIATDHAPHATQEKQQEFTEAPFGIVGLETALSLTLALVDEGVLTLESAVDKLATAPAKAFSLNAGTLAVGAPADVAIVDPNREWQVDPSRFRSKSRNTPFAGWKVKGRVTTTIVSGRVVFELDRSERQA; translated from the coding sequence ATGACACTACTGATTCAAGGCGGTCATGTGATCGATCCCGGACGCGTGAACGGCGTGGCGGATGTCCTGATCGAAAACGGAACAATCTCGGCAGTCGGACCGGCACTTACTGCGCCGGCCGGCGCGACAGTCATTCAAGCCAAGGGCCAACTGGTGCTTCCGGGGTTCGTGGATCTCCACGTGCATTTCCGCGAACCGGGTTTCGAGTATAAAGAGACGATCCAGTCAGGAACGGCTGCGGCCGTCGCGGGTGGATTCACCACCGTCTGCGCGATGCCCAACACCAATCCCGTCAACGACAATCAGGCCGTCACCGAATTCATGCTCGAGCGCGCGAAGGCAGCGGGTAACGCCCACCTCTATCCAATCGGCGCCATCACAAAAAAATCGGAAGGCAAAGAACTGGCGGAAATCGGCGATCTGCGCCGCGCCGGTTGTGTCGCCATCTCCGACGACGGAAAGCCGGTGATGAACAGCCTCGTCATGCGACGCGCCATGGAATACGCGCGCGCCTTCGACGTGCCGGTCGTGGACCACTGCGAAGATCTGCACCTGTCCGAGGGCGGGTGTATGAACGAAGGGCTGGTCTCGACCGAACTCGGCCTGCCGGGCATTCCCTCCGCGGCGGAAGATGTCATGGTGGCCCGCAATGTCTCGCTGGCTGAACTGACCGGCGCCCGCCTTCATCTCGCGCATATCAGCACCGCCGGCTCGGTGCGTATGGTGCGGGAAGCCAAGGCGCGCGGCCTCAAGGTGACCGCTGAAGCCTGCCCGCACCACTTCACCCTGACCGAAGAACTGACACGCGGGTACAACACCCACGCGAAGATGAATCCTCCGCTGAGGACCATGCAGGACGTTCAGGCGATCAAGGAAGGACTCCGCGACGGAACCATCGACGTGATCGCGACCGACCATGCCCCGCATGCGACCCAAGAGAAGCAGCAGGAGTTCACCGAAGCGCCCTTCGGCATCGTGGGCCTGGAGACCGCCCTCTCCCTGACGTTGGCCCTGGTGGATGAAGGGGTGCTCACGCTCGAATCCGCGGTAGATAAACTTGCGACCGCGCCGGCCAAAGCGTTCAGTCTCAATGCCGGAACCCTGGCGGTCGGCGCGCCGGCCGACGTCGCCATCGTCGATCCGAACAGGGAGTGGCAAGTCGACCCGTCACGGTTTCGTTCCAAGAGCCGCAACACACCATTCGCCGGCTGGAAGGTGAAGGGACGGGTGACGACCACCATCGTCTCCGGTCGTGTCGTGTTCGAACTCGATCGCTCAGAGCGACAGGCATAG
- a CDS encoding DUF4149 domain-containing protein — MRQGLIACITCELLALAVWIGGLLVLVAAVIPAVFNTFGGQDTGGFFLTRAFDGYNRLVLGSAAILTSGVLWRAWLVQRGLADGEITRTEWLLLGAMLLTAGVITFVLHPQAAALQAQAFASKGEEARKAAFEAFFQLHKPVRALYIVNVGLGIALLTVRVRSWVPR, encoded by the coding sequence GTGCGCCAAGGACTGATCGCCTGTATTACCTGTGAGCTGCTGGCCCTGGCGGTCTGGATCGGTGGGCTCTTGGTGCTCGTTGCCGCCGTCATCCCGGCCGTGTTCAATACGTTCGGCGGGCAGGACACCGGCGGATTCTTTCTGACCCGCGCCTTCGACGGGTACAACCGTCTGGTGCTCGGATCGGCGGCAATCCTGACCTCGGGAGTCCTGTGGCGGGCCTGGCTGGTCCAGCGGGGCTTGGCGGATGGCGAGATCACCAGAACCGAATGGCTGTTGCTCGGAGCCATGCTCCTCACCGCGGGAGTCATCACGTTTGTGCTACATCCCCAGGCGGCGGCCCTGCAGGCACAGGCCTTTGCCTCCAAAGGAGAGGAAGCGCGGAAAGCGGCGTTCGAAGCATTCTTTCAACTGCACAAACCGGTACGGGCCTTGTATATCGTAAATGTCGGACTCGGAATCGCGCTGCTGACCGTGCGCGTACGATCCTGGGTCCCTCGATAA
- a CDS encoding CoB--CoM heterodisulfide reductase iron-sulfur subunit B family protein: MPLKFALYPGCAAKGATPELYQSTMAIVGRLGIEVVELAASSCCGAGVIGEADPDVALALNARTFAQAERLGLDIMTICGTCQGVMSAANRRLKNEPGTLERVNTILAQDGISYGGGVQVKHLLWIAVRDIGLTRVGETVQSPFRNFRIAPFYGCYMLRPSWELGFDDPENPSSLEKIILAVGGEPVAYAGRTKCCGFPIILEKEAIAVAMAGTNMKDAKDHGADFMVTPCPLCHMSLDIYQERAGQAVKTALNLPILHLPQLLGLAMGLPAQDLGLSRHLISVDRIVTRLHTPDTTHSS; the protein is encoded by the coding sequence ATGCCCCTGAAATTTGCCCTCTATCCCGGTTGCGCAGCGAAAGGCGCCACCCCCGAACTCTATCAATCCACGATGGCCATCGTCGGGCGATTAGGCATCGAGGTCGTCGAGCTTGCCGCCTCCTCCTGTTGCGGCGCCGGCGTGATCGGAGAGGCCGATCCGGATGTGGCCCTTGCGCTGAACGCCCGGACCTTCGCTCAAGCGGAGCGGCTCGGGCTGGACATCATGACCATCTGCGGCACCTGCCAGGGGGTGATGAGCGCGGCAAACCGCCGCCTGAAGAACGAACCGGGCACCCTTGAGCGGGTGAATACCATCCTCGCGCAAGACGGCATCAGCTACGGCGGCGGGGTCCAGGTGAAACATCTCCTCTGGATCGCGGTGCGGGATATCGGACTCACCCGCGTGGGTGAGACGGTCCAGTCTCCATTTCGTAATTTTCGTATCGCCCCTTTCTACGGATGTTACATGCTCCGGCCCTCCTGGGAGTTGGGATTCGACGATCCTGAGAATCCGTCATCGCTCGAAAAAATTATTCTCGCCGTCGGCGGGGAACCGGTCGCCTATGCGGGCCGGACCAAGTGCTGCGGCTTTCCTATCATTCTGGAGAAGGAAGCGATCGCGGTGGCCATGGCCGGCACCAATATGAAGGATGCGAAGGACCATGGCGCGGACTTCATGGTGACTCCCTGTCCGCTCTGCCACATGAGCCTCGACATTTACCAGGAACGGGCAGGGCAGGCCGTCAAAACGGCGCTGAACCTTCCCATCCTGCATCTTCCCCAGCTACTTGGCCTCGCGATGGGTCTCCCTGCACAGGACTTGGGGCTCTCACGCCACTTGATCTCCGTCGACCGTATCGTGACGCGCCTGCACACACCGGACACAACACATTCATCCTGA
- a CDS encoding OmpH family outer membrane protein, whose protein sequence is MAVARTLAFLCMIGTSLTLPPRTTAGDQPQPSTTDRVIRDTKEAVEATKQYTLQQKETFQKAVQAELAEMQVKIAELQKKTNAASAEARTEMQKALQELEHKKAEAGKQLEEVNASTSSAWSKLKDNMNAAVEDLKKSYKETVSKLP, encoded by the coding sequence ATGGCCGTAGCTAGAACGCTGGCGTTTCTGTGCATGATCGGCACCTCCCTCACGCTTCCTCCCCGGACGACCGCCGGAGACCAGCCGCAACCGTCTACAACCGACAGGGTGATCCGGGATACCAAGGAGGCCGTCGAAGCGACCAAACAGTATACGCTTCAGCAAAAGGAGACCTTCCAGAAGGCGGTGCAGGCAGAACTGGCCGAGATGCAGGTCAAAATTGCGGAACTCCAAAAGAAGACCAACGCCGCCTCCGCGGAAGCCCGGACTGAAATGCAGAAGGCTCTTCAGGAGCTGGAACACAAAAAAGCCGAGGCAGGAAAGCAACTCGAGGAGGTGAATGCCTCCACCAGCTCAGCCTGGAGTAAGCTGAAAGACAACATGAACGCCGCCGTCGAAGACCTGAAGAAAAGCTATAAAGAGACCGTTTCAAAACTTCCCTGA
- a CDS encoding aspartate carbamoyltransferase catalytic subunit, with translation MGLKRKDLLSLTDLSADDITLILETADSFKEVSGREIKKVPALRGKTVVNLFFEPSTRTRTSFELAAKRLSADVINFSPSSSSVVKGETLLDTARNIEAMQADIIVLRHSSAGAAETLARGVKSSVINAGDGWHEHPTQALLDLYTIRSRRMGFAGLRVAIVGDVAHSRVARSNIFALTKLGAEVRVVGPPTMIPLQISQLGVQVYHNLDEALRGVNVIMMLRLQLERQGRALFPTIREYARHYGLTSERVKLAEPGAIVMHPGPINRGVEIAPDVADSLSSVILDQVANGVAVRMGILYLMSGAG, from the coding sequence GTGGGGCTCAAACGGAAAGACCTGCTCAGCCTGACCGACCTGTCGGCGGACGACATCACGTTGATCCTGGAAACCGCGGATTCCTTCAAGGAAGTCTCCGGCCGGGAGATCAAAAAGGTGCCGGCGTTACGAGGCAAGACGGTCGTCAACCTCTTCTTCGAGCCGAGCACGAGAACCAGAACGTCGTTTGAATTGGCCGCCAAGCGGCTCAGCGCCGACGTCATCAATTTTTCCCCCTCCTCCAGCAGCGTGGTGAAGGGGGAAACGCTCCTGGATACGGCCCGCAACATCGAAGCCATGCAGGCCGATATCATCGTCCTGCGGCACTCCTCAGCCGGCGCCGCAGAGACCCTGGCGCGGGGCGTCAAGTCTTCGGTCATCAATGCCGGTGACGGGTGGCATGAACATCCGACACAGGCTCTGCTCGACCTGTACACCATCCGCAGCCGGCGAATGGGCTTCGCCGGATTACGCGTCGCGATTGTCGGCGATGTGGCGCATAGCCGCGTCGCCCGCTCGAACATTTTTGCCCTCACGAAACTCGGAGCGGAGGTGCGGGTCGTCGGACCGCCGACCATGATCCCTCTGCAGATCAGCCAGCTCGGAGTGCAGGTGTACCACAACTTGGACGAAGCGCTGCGAGGCGTCAACGTGATCATGATGTTGCGGCTCCAACTGGAGCGACAGGGCCGCGCGTTGTTTCCGACGATCCGGGAATATGCGCGACACTATGGATTGACCAGCGAACGCGTAAAGCTGGCCGAGCCCGGCGCCATCGTCATGCATCCGGGCCCCATCAATCGCGGGGTGGAAATCGCGCCCGACGTGGCGGACAGTCTCTCGTCCGTGATTCTCGATCAGGTGGCGAACGGCGTGGCCGTGCGCATGGGCATTTTGTATCTCATGTCGGGAGCCGGCTGA
- a CDS encoding transketolase, producing the protein MTASAASTATPDLLTALANKATHLRMDSVKATTEAGSGHPSSCCSAADIVAVLFFSVMRYDPKNPKLPNSDRFVLSKGHAAPLLYAAWAEAGLFPTSELLKLRTLGSDLEGHPTPRLSFVDMATGSLGQGLPAGVGLAFNAKSIDKTDYRTYVLMGDGESVEGSVWEAAEVARHAALDNLCAIVDVNRLGQSDPTMLQHDMEAYRARWAGFGWHAIVVDGHDIGALVAAFEEAARTKGRPTVLLAKTFKGRGISFMENHPEWHGKPMKKGEETQKALDELTRQLKPGSTQPQIPMPTAVKAAAPAKGTMAPPPYKLGDSAATREAFGAALLALGEANSQVVALDADVKNSTYSDKFGKRFPGRFLENFIAEQNMLGAAAGIAACGKIPFVATFAAFFTRAYDFIRMAAISQSNIKLVGTHVGVSIGEDGPSQMGLEDLAMMSAQPGVTVLYPSDALSMYKLVEAAAAHKGMVYLRAGRPKTPVIYGLDEQFKIGGSKVVRQSVADQLTIVAAGVTLFEALKAHDQLKAAGITTRVVDLYSIVPVDRATLLDCARATGGRFLTVEDHYAHGGIGDAVLSALASDGVRVHKLAVREIPRSGKPDELVDHFGIGVRSIVKAAQEIVKTASR; encoded by the coding sequence ATGACTGCCTCTGCTGCCTCTACCGCCACGCCTGACCTTCTGACCGCTTTGGCCAATAAGGCGACGCACCTTCGCATGGACAGTGTGAAGGCGACGACTGAAGCCGGGAGCGGACATCCCTCCAGCTGTTGTTCGGCCGCAGACATCGTCGCGGTCCTGTTCTTTTCGGTGATGCGGTACGACCCGAAAAACCCGAAATTGCCCAATAGCGATCGATTCGTCCTCTCGAAGGGCCATGCGGCGCCCCTGCTGTATGCGGCCTGGGCGGAAGCCGGGTTGTTTCCCACATCGGAATTGCTCAAATTGCGCACCCTCGGGTCGGATCTCGAAGGCCATCCGACTCCCCGCCTTTCATTCGTGGATATGGCCACCGGTTCGTTGGGGCAGGGATTGCCGGCCGGAGTGGGTCTCGCGTTCAATGCCAAATCAATCGACAAGACCGACTACCGGACCTATGTGCTGATGGGCGATGGCGAATCCGTCGAAGGCTCCGTCTGGGAAGCGGCGGAAGTGGCGCGGCACGCGGCGTTGGATAATTTGTGCGCGATTGTGGATGTGAACCGGTTGGGGCAAAGCGACCCCACGATGTTGCAGCATGACATGGAGGCCTATCGTGCCCGATGGGCCGGGTTCGGCTGGCATGCCATTGTGGTGGACGGTCACGATATCGGCGCCCTCGTGGCAGCGTTTGAGGAAGCGGCGCGGACCAAGGGGCGGCCGACGGTGTTGTTGGCGAAGACCTTCAAGGGGCGCGGCATCTCTTTCATGGAGAATCATCCCGAATGGCACGGAAAGCCCATGAAGAAGGGTGAAGAAACGCAGAAGGCCTTGGATGAGTTGACGCGGCAACTCAAGCCCGGCTCGACGCAACCGCAGATTCCGATGCCGACAGCCGTCAAAGCTGCTGCCCCTGCCAAGGGGACGATGGCGCCTCCGCCCTACAAACTCGGTGATTCAGCGGCGACGCGGGAAGCGTTCGGAGCCGCCCTCCTGGCGCTCGGCGAGGCCAACTCGCAGGTGGTCGCGCTGGATGCGGATGTGAAGAACTCCACCTATAGCGACAAGTTCGGCAAACGGTTTCCGGGCCGCTTCCTGGAGAACTTTATCGCGGAGCAGAACATGCTGGGCGCTGCGGCCGGTATCGCCGCCTGCGGAAAGATTCCCTTTGTGGCGACCTTTGCCGCGTTCTTCACGCGGGCCTACGACTTCATTCGTATGGCGGCGATCAGCCAGTCGAATATTAAACTAGTCGGGACCCACGTCGGCGTCAGCATCGGTGAAGACGGCCCCTCGCAGATGGGGCTCGAAGACCTGGCGATGATGTCGGCGCAGCCCGGTGTGACGGTGCTGTACCCGTCCGACGCGCTTTCGATGTACAAACTGGTGGAAGCGGCTGCCGCTCATAAGGGCATGGTGTATCTCCGCGCCGGTCGGCCCAAGACGCCGGTGATTTATGGCCTGGATGAGCAGTTTAAGATCGGAGGCTCCAAGGTGGTCCGACAGAGTGTTGCCGACCAGCTGACGATCGTGGCGGCCGGCGTGACGTTGTTCGAGGCCTTAAAAGCTCACGATCAATTGAAGGCGGCCGGTATCACGACCCGCGTGGTCGACCTCTACAGCATCGTGCCGGTGGATCGGGCGACGTTGCTCGATTGCGCGCGAGCCACCGGCGGACGATTCCTGACGGTCGAGGACCATTATGCGCACGGAGGCATCGGCGATGCCGTCTTGAGCGCGCTCGCATCGGACGGTGTGCGGGTGCACAAACTGGCCGTGCGGGAGATTCCGCGCAGCGGAAAGCCGGATGAACTCGTCGATCATTTTGGAATTGGAGTACGCTCGATTGTCAAAGCTGCCCAAGAAATCGTCAAAACAGCCTCCCGCTGA
- a CDS encoding multicopper oxidase domain-containing protein: MQEQKGARNHGRGRCKTASLLGLTLGLVAGMGLSAEAKTHEVKMTAVETDIVIDGGGEKYAAWTFNGQFPGPVVRVTEGDVVNFTLTNPDTNKNPHAMDFHAAEVDFLTNYRAVNTGETHSFSFTAKKPGVFFYHCGAPPMIQHVARGMFGAIIVDPKDAKVWPKADREYVLVQSEYFKNPNDVQAMFDRKYDGMMFNGGIFKYHPFVTGGGKLDAKPGERVRIYFVNAGPNEFSSFHPIGEIWDNVYESGNPANNLKGVQTYVVGPGSAATFDVVVESAGAYPLVTHSLTGALRGAIAVLLAGPDAKPAPLMPMVPWELPAK, from the coding sequence ATGCAAGAGCAGAAGGGTGCACGGAATCACGGACGCGGTCGGTGCAAGACGGCGTCGTTGTTGGGGCTGACATTGGGGTTGGTGGCCGGCATGGGCCTGTCGGCCGAGGCGAAAACCCATGAGGTCAAGATGACGGCGGTCGAGACGGACATCGTGATCGACGGAGGCGGAGAGAAGTATGCCGCCTGGACGTTCAACGGACAGTTTCCCGGTCCGGTGGTACGGGTCACGGAAGGCGATGTCGTCAACTTCACCTTGACGAACCCGGACACGAACAAGAATCCCCATGCGATGGATTTCCATGCCGCAGAAGTCGATTTCTTAACGAACTACCGCGCCGTCAATACCGGCGAGACGCACAGCTTCTCGTTCACGGCGAAGAAGCCGGGGGTGTTCTTCTACCATTGCGGCGCCCCGCCCATGATTCAGCACGTCGCGCGCGGGATGTTCGGAGCCATCATTGTGGATCCCAAAGACGCCAAGGTCTGGCCGAAAGCGGATCGGGAATATGTCTTGGTGCAATCGGAGTATTTCAAGAATCCGAACGACGTGCAGGCGATGTTCGATCGCAAGTACGACGGCATGATGTTCAACGGCGGTATTTTTAAGTATCACCCGTTCGTGACGGGCGGCGGGAAATTGGATGCGAAGCCGGGAGAACGGGTGCGGATTTATTTCGTCAATGCGGGCCCGAATGAGTTTTCCTCGTTTCACCCGATCGGCGAGATTTGGGACAACGTCTATGAAAGCGGCAATCCCGCCAACAATTTGAAGGGCGTGCAGACCTACGTGGTGGGACCGGGCAGCGCGGCCACCTTCGACGTGGTGGTGGAATCTGCCGGCGCCTATCCGCTGGTGACCCATTCGCTCACGGGCGCGTTGCGAGGAGCCATCGCGGTGTTGCTGGCCGGACCGGATGCCAAACCGGCGCCGTTGATGCCGATGGTGCCGTGGGAGCTGCCGGCGAAGTAA